AACAATTATATCTACATTAGCTTGTATTTATCTATCTACGAGATCTACCTTAATTCCATATGTAGTAGAAGTAGATCAATCGGGAGAAGCTAAAGCAATAAAACAAGCTGATAATATATATATTCCAAAAGAAGTAGAAAACAAATACTTTATAAGGGATATTATTTTTAAAATGAGAGCCATTCCTAGAGATAGTGTTTTATATGCTAGAAACTTTCAACAATTATCATATTTTTTGACTGAAGCTATGTTAAAAAAACATGAAAATATTTTGCTTAACGAAGACACAAATAGTTTAGCAAAACAATTAATTTCAAGAGATATTAATATAATTTCTTTCAATAAAGTTCCAAGAACGAAAAATACCTATCAAGTTAAATGGAATGAAAAAATGTATTCAGCACAAGGGGAGGAAATCGCTAATTCTGATTTTGTGGGATTATTTACTATAACATATGAACAACCAACAGAATTAGATGAAATAAATATAAATCCTCTTGGAATAATTGTTGATGACTTTTCAATCTCAAAGGAGGAATAGTTTTAATGAAAATAAAAAAAATTGCTACAATTTTAAGTTTTATAATGGCAACTAATATGTATGCTTCTAATACCATATTAGAACAAATAACAACAAGTAAAAAACCTGTTGTTATTTCTGGAATTAGGGAAGCTAAAAATGGAGTACAAACAAATTTTGTTTATAATGAAGACGCAATGTACACCATATATTGTCGCGTAAATTATTTAACAGCTATTATGTTAGCTCCAAATGAACAAATTATAAGCGTTTCTGGGGGTGATACTGCTCGTTGGCAAAAATCTCAAAGTAAAACAGGATCAAGAGAAGGAACGAGAGAGGTCATTTATATTAAACCTTTCTCGATTGGATTAAAAACTAATTTGATTATTAATACAAATAAAAGAATGTATAATATAAATCTTTATTCAGCTAAAGAGTGGTACAACCCAGTAATAAAATGGTTATATCCAGATGAACAAATGAAAATACAACAGTTGAAAGAAAAAACTGTAATTAAAACTATGGGTTCTTTAGAAAATCATAATTATAATTACACAATTAGTACTAAAAAATATGATTTTGCACCTTCTACAATTTTTGACGATGGAGAAAAAACATATTTTGTTTTAAAAAATGTTCAAGAATTACCTGTATTTTATATAAGAGATAAAGGGTCAAAAGTAGATCAACTTGTTAATTTTAGAATACAAGGAAATTATTATATTGTTGATCGTATTTTTGAAGAAGGAGTTCTAAAATTAGGAAATAAAAGAATTGTTGTAAAAAATAAACATTACAGATATAGGGGGGAATAATGGATATCGAAAATTATGATCCTACATCTGAAAATAAAGATAATAATACATCAGTAAAAGAAGAAAATGAGAATATAGAGTATCATCCAGAAAATAAAATTGGTAAAAAAAAAATAATAATCGTGGGAGGGATTTTAAGTTTAATTTTAGTAATAACTATAATTTTTTCATCAATTATTAGTGAAAAAATTAAAGCTATTTCAAAACAAAAAGAAGAAAAACAAGAGAAAGTACAATCACAAAATAATTCAACTAGAAAAAAAATAACAGCAAGTACAGGTTACCAAGGAAAAAAGATTGAATATTTAACACAGCAAGAGAAAACTTCAAAGACTAAAGTTGAGAAACCTGTAATAAATGCTAATAAAAATAATTCAGAGCCTGTAAAGCAAATTGATGAAAGAATGAATGAAACCTTACAGGCTTATTATGAGCAAGTTTTACAAGAAGAATTAGCGGCTAGGAAATCTACAATTAAATTTGATGATTCAGAAGAGGAAACAAACAACAAAAGTTTCTTTCCTCCGACAACACAACAGGGGGGAGGAATTGCTAATTTACAAAATCCTATTCCTAATATGCTTGAGCAAGATCAGAATAAAATAAAAGAGAAAAAAGAGTTCTTAAGAGGAGTAAATGAAGGCTCTTTAGATATATATAATCCTTTTAAAACTGTATCTCCTTTATCTGAATATCAAGTTGACGCA
This is a stretch of genomic DNA from Cetobacterium ceti. It encodes these proteins:
- a CDS encoding type IV secretion system protein — protein: KKKEIDYDKATERLFEFYAQQSKRIMTYKIIALLMLGLTIISTLACIYLSTRSTLIPYVVEVDQSGEAKAIKQADNIYIPKEVENKYFIRDIIFKMRAIPRDSVLYARNFQQLSYFLTEAMLKKHENILLNEDTNSLAKQLISRDINIISFNKVPRTKNTYQVKWNEKMYSAQGEEIANSDFVGLFTITYEQPTELDEININPLGIIVDDFSISKEE
- a CDS encoding TrbG/VirB9 family P-type conjugative transfer protein, coding for MKIKKIATILSFIMATNMYASNTILEQITTSKKPVVISGIREAKNGVQTNFVYNEDAMYTIYCRVNYLTAIMLAPNEQIISVSGGDTARWQKSQSKTGSREGTREVIYIKPFSIGLKTNLIINTNKRMYNINLYSAKEWYNPVIKWLYPDEQMKIQQLKEKTVIKTMGSLENHNYNYTISTKKYDFAPSTIFDDGEKTYFVLKNVQELPVFYIRDKGSKVDQLVNFRIQGNYYIVDRIFEEGVLKLGNKRIVVKNKHYRYRGE
- a CDS encoding TrbI/VirB10 family protein produces the protein MDIENYDPTSENKDNNTSVKEENENIEYHPENKIGKKKIIIVGGILSLILVITIIFSSIISEKIKAISKQKEEKQEKVQSQNNSTRKKITASTGYQGKKIEYLTQQEKTSKTKVEKPVINANKNNSEPVKQIDERMNETLQAYYEQVLQEELAARKSTIKFDDSEEETNNKSFFPPTTQQGGGIANLQNPIPNMLEQDQNKIKEKKEFLRGVNEGSLDIYNPFKTVSPLSEYQVDAGSIIPGVFITGVKSTLPGRMIGQVRENVYDSTTGNYLLIPKGARLLGMYDANVTFGQNRIMIIWERIIFPNGKSIQLDRFSGTDLSGYAGVTGKVNNHYGKLLTSVVLSSILGAGTAIVDDNDNDDKNWKNEAGRGAGEQIINIGSKFAEKIMNISPEITISTGQKFNIIVNSDLLLEPLEE